CACTCTTAAAACAGTTCCTCTGGAACTTTACGAAGAAGTTGCAATGCTATTTAATCGCTAAGCAAGTTACTAAAAAGGGCGGGCCAAAGGCCCGCCCTTTTTGTTTAGTGATGCCTGCCAAAGACAATAAGAAGATCAAGAGTAAGCGCAACACCCCAATGAGCCCAAAAGGCAGGTAGAAAAGACTTTGCTCGAAGCGCAATACACCCCAAAATGATGGCGGCTATAAACGAGCCTGCAACCTCAAGTGGTGGCTTTCCTAAATGCAAAACGGTGAAGGCACAAGCCTGAGCTAAAATGCCCCAATTGCCTATCCAACGGTACAAGCCGAATGTAAGAAATCCCCTAAAGAAGAACTCCCAGCAGAACAGATAGAAACCGTAAGTCAACTCAAAATAGATGAGATAGCGTATATTAGTTAAGGCTTGTTTTTGTAACGGATAATAGCTTTGAAATTCAGGACGGCGTGAGGCAAATATCAAAGGGACAATCATGGCAGCAAACATAATTCCTGCCCATGCCCAGCCTTGTTTGACATTCCCACGCGCAAACCCATATTCGCCTAATTCGTGTTTCGTAAAGACGGTGATATAGAGCATCGGCACCCAAAGCAGCACTACAGCGCTGACGAGCAAATACTCTTCCCACACACGGTAGAAATTCCCTTTCTTAAACCCAGAGAGCCACCCGAGGGTATAAACTGCCGAGCCATCATTATAATAAAGATAGAGAAAAGTAGTAACAAGCGCTCCCAAAAGCGCTACCCATCCTCCATCTACTTTTCCTTTAACCGATTTAGCTTCAGTTGCCATAAACGCTCTTACTCTGTTCCCCCATGTTGCCGGAGGAAGTCAGCTACCTCTGTCTTTCCTTGTTTGATTGATTGGTTGAGGGGGGTGTCGCCGTTTTTATCTTTGGTGTTGATTAGCTTGGGCTTTGCTGTGAGCAATCGGGAGATGATATCGACATCACCATCAGATATCGCTGCGCTGAATTCAGAGATTTCACGGTCGGAAATCTGATCCGCCGCCTTCCCACAGCCGCAGAGCATAGTAATCAAAGCAATCATACATACCAAAGCGAAAATACGTTTTATCATAAAAAAGCCCCTTCCCTACAATAATAGTATGTCCCAAAACCTGAGAAATATGCTGATGTAGGGTGATTAAGGAAATACCTGACTGCTAATATCCCTGCTATGCTTGTTTGACAAACATTAGGCGAGAAGGTAACATTAGCAATTGGCGGCGGGCACATCAGGGAACCTGAAAGCCGGTGATCATTGCACTTTTCACTATCCGAAGTTTTTATCAGCGTAATGGTGCGTCACCTTTAAGGAGCAGTCGAATGGCACAACGGAGTGGAATGCATCTAACCGAATCGCATACGGAAGCGGTGCAATTTGTATACAGCATCGATTCGGTTCTCTTCCAAGGGGTTACCCCTTTTCAGCATGTCAATATTGTTGAAGTTCCTCGCTTTGGCAAATCGCTCTTCCTTGACCATAAAATCCAATCATCACAGCTTGATGAGTTTATTTTTCACGAAAGCATGGTCCACCCTGCCATGATTACTCATCCTGAGCCTAAAAAAGTAGCGATTGCCGGTGGGGGCGAAGGGGCAAGCCTGCGTGATGCCCTTCGCCATAAGTCCGTCCAGGCGGCCACGATGGTTGATATTGACGAAAAGTTTGTCGATATTGCTAAGGAGCACCTGCCTGAATGGCATCAAGGTTCATTCCAAGATCCACGCTCGACTCTAATCTACGCTGACGCTCGCCGGTGGCTTCAAAGTAACACAGATAAGTTCGACGTGATCCTATCTGACCTGACTGATCCGCTCGAAGCCGGACCTGCCGTCTACTTATTTACAAAAGACTTTTACAGCCTTGCCTTCGATGCCTTGAACGATGACGGTATTCTTGCAATCCAGGCTGGATGCGCGAACAATAACTCGCCCTACCTCTTTGTTTCGCTTATTAAGACACTGCGCGAGGTGTTCCCGTTCGTTCGTCCCTACTGGGCATTTGTGACAACTTTCCTGATGCCCTGGGGTTTCATTTTAGCTTCGAAAAAGCATGATCCGCTCGAACTCTCGCAATCCGATATCGCCCATCGGCTTTCGGAGCGAGGCATTAC
This window of the bacterium genome carries:
- the speE gene encoding polyamine aminopropyltransferase, with product MAQRSGMHLTESHTEAVQFVYSIDSVLFQGVTPFQHVNIVEVPRFGKSLFLDHKIQSSQLDEFIFHESMVHPAMITHPEPKKVAIAGGGEGASLRDALRHKSVQAATMVDIDEKFVDIAKEHLPEWHQGSFQDPRSTLIYADARRWLQSNTDKFDVILSDLTDPLEAGPAVYLFTKDFYSLAFDALNDDGILAIQAGCANNNSPYLFVSLIKTLREVFPFVRPYWAFVTTFLMPWGFILASKKHDPLELSQSDIAHRLSERGITNTRYYSPVMHHGMFALPPYIEDGVKEYGRVLTDSDPFYWQT
- a CDS encoding CPBP family intramembrane glutamic endopeptidase, translating into MATEAKSVKGKVDGGWVALLGALVTTFLYLYYNDGSAVYTLGWLSGFKKGNFYRVWEEYLLVSAVVLLWVPMLYITVFTKHELGEYGFARGNVKQGWAWAGIMFAAMIVPLIFASRRPEFQSYYPLQKQALTNIRYLIYFELTYGFYLFCWEFFFRGFLTFGLYRWIGNWGILAQACAFTVLHLGKPPLEVAGSFIAAIILGCIALRAKSFLPAFWAHWGVALTLDLLIVFGRHH
- a CDS encoding ankyrin repeat domain-containing protein; this encodes MIKRIFALVCMIALITMLCGCGKAADQISDREISEFSAAISDGDVDIISRLLTAKPKLINTKDKNGDTPLNQSIKQGKTEVADFLRQHGGTE